A stretch of Xenopus laevis strain J_2021 chromosome 8S, Xenopus_laevis_v10.1, whole genome shotgun sequence DNA encodes these proteins:
- the LOC108704440 gene encoding transmembrane protein 229b-like isoform X2, whose product MAPPEPLTALSRWYLYAIHGYFCEVMFTAAWDFVVNYNWKFPGVTSVWALFIYGTSILIVEKMYLYLKDKCNILIRCFIYTLWTYMWEFSTGLILRQFNACPWDYSQFDFDFMGLITLEYAIPWFCAAFIMEQLVIRNTLRLRFDEHAERGSPVMSTGSMANGHVKCN is encoded by the coding sequence ATGGCACCCCCAGAGCCCCTTACTGCTCTGTCCCGTTGGTACCTCTATGCAATTCATGGTTATTTCTGTGAAGTAATGTTTACAGCGGCGTGGGACTTTGTGGTCAACTACAACTGGAAATTTCCTGGAGTTACCAGTGTGTGGGCGCTATTTATTTATGGCACCTCTATCCTCATCGTAGAGaagatgtatttatatttaaaagacaagtgtaacattttaataagatgttttatttatacCCTGTGGACATATATGTGGGAGTTCAGCACAGGTCTAATTTTACGACAGTTTAATGCTTGCCCCTGGGACTACTCACAGTTTGATTTTGACTTCATGGGTTTGATTACCCTGGAATATGCCATTCCATGGTTTTGTGCAGCCTTCATCATGGAACAACTTGTTATCCGGAACACCCTGCGTTTACGTTTTGATGAACATGCAGAGCGGGGTTCGCCAGTTATGTCCACTGGTTCTATGGCTAATGGTCATGTTAAATGTAATTAA
- the LOC108704440 gene encoding transmembrane protein 229b-like isoform X1 — MTRTGSMAPPEPLTALSRWYLYAIHGYFCEVMFTAAWDFVVNYNWKFPGVTSVWALFIYGTSILIVEKMYLYLKDKCNILIRCFIYTLWTYMWEFSTGLILRQFNACPWDYSQFDFDFMGLITLEYAIPWFCAAFIMEQLVIRNTLRLRFDEHAERGSPVMSTGSMANGHVKCN; from the coding sequence ATGACAAGAACTGGAAGCATGGCACCCCCAGAGCCCCTTACTGCTCTGTCCCGTTGGTACCTCTATGCAATTCATGGTTATTTCTGTGAAGTAATGTTTACAGCGGCGTGGGACTTTGTGGTCAACTACAACTGGAAATTTCCTGGAGTTACCAGTGTGTGGGCGCTATTTATTTATGGCACCTCTATCCTCATCGTAGAGaagatgtatttatatttaaaagacaagtgtaacattttaataagatgttttatttatacCCTGTGGACATATATGTGGGAGTTCAGCACAGGTCTAATTTTACGACAGTTTAATGCTTGCCCCTGGGACTACTCACAGTTTGATTTTGACTTCATGGGTTTGATTACCCTGGAATATGCCATTCCATGGTTTTGTGCAGCCTTCATCATGGAACAACTTGTTATCCGGAACACCCTGCGTTTACGTTTTGATGAACATGCAGAGCGGGGTTCGCCAGTTATGTCCACTGGTTCTATGGCTAATGGTCATGTTAAATGTAATTAA